In a genomic window of Meiothermus sp. QL-1:
- a CDS encoding prepilin-type N-terminal cleavage/methylation domain-containing protein, whose translation MSREGLSLLELLVVLAVLGILLGVGFVSLRAYRESLVLREAATQVATELMNIRQQARRQSANFTFQAAQGGSTYRVGQTSRLATLPPRSLPAGVVFQAVPQGGSVTFYAPYGLVSAANSTYALKGPGGRVLQVNIVGSTGKVVVRAP comes from the coding sequence GTGAGCAGGGAAGGGCTTAGCCTGCTGGAGCTATTGGTGGTGCTGGCGGTATTGGGAATTCTTCTCGGGGTGGGCTTTGTCTCCCTCCGGGCCTACCGGGAGAGCCTGGTGCTGCGCGAGGCCGCCACCCAGGTGGCCACCGAGCTGATGAACATCCGCCAGCAGGCCCGGCGCCAGTCAGCAAACTTCACCTTTCAGGCCGCCCAGGGAGGCAGCACCTACCGGGTGGGCCAGACCAGCCGTCTGGCCACCCTGCCCCCCAGGTCGCTGCCGGCGGGGGTGGTCTTCCAGGCGGTGCCCCAGGGGGGCAGCGTTACCTTTTATGCCCCCTATGGTCTGGTGAGCGCGGCCAACAGCACCTACGCCCTAAAGGGGCCCGGAGGGCGGGTCTTGCAGGTGAACATCGTGGGCAGCACCGGGAAGGTGGTGGTGCGTGCGCCGTAG